A portion of the Saimiri boliviensis isolate mSaiBol1 chromosome 1, mSaiBol1.pri, whole genome shotgun sequence genome contains these proteins:
- the TSSK1B gene encoding testis-specific serine/threonine-protein kinase 1: MDDAAVLKRRGYLLGINLGEGSYAKVKSAYSERLKFNVAIKIIDRKKAPADFLEKFLPREIEILAMLNHCSIIKTYEIFETSHGKVYIVMELAVQGDLLELIKTRGALHEDEARKKFRQLSLAIKYCHDLDVVHRDLKCDNLLLDKDFNIKLSDFSFSKRCLRDDNGRMTLSKTFCGSPAYAAPEVLQGIPYQPKVYDIWSLGVILYIMVCGSMPYDDSNIKKMLRIQKEHRVNFPRSKHLTGECKDLIYRMLQPDVNRRLHIDEILSHCWMQPKAWGLPSVTTNKEGESSRGTETLRTPEPDSDKRSANKLEPEGETQPQAQSQAQSQAELQAQPETKPEGAATPMSRQSEIPGFPSELLTRETEEGPPQQPPETRA, from the coding sequence ATGGACGACGCTGCAGTCCTCAAGCGACGAGGCTACCTCCTGGGGATAAATTTAGGAGAGGGCTCCTATGCAAAAGTAAAATCTGCTTACTCTGAGCGCCTGAAGTTCAACGTGGCGATCAAGATCATCGACCGCAAGAAAGCCCCTGCAGACTTCTTGGAGAAATTCCTTCCCCGGGAAATTGAGATTCTGGCCATGTTAAACCACTGCTCCATCATCAAGACTTACGAGATCTTTGAGACGTCACATGGTAAGGTCTACATTGTCATGGAGCTCGCAGTCCAGGGTGACCTCCTCGAGTTAATCAAAACCCGGGGAGCCCTGCACGAGGACGAGGCTCGCAAGAAGTTCCGACAGCTCTCCTTGGCCATCAAGTACTGCCACGACCTGGATGTCGTCCACCGGGACCTCAAGTGTGACAACCTTCTCCTCGACAAGGACTTCAACATCAAGCTGTCTGACTTTAGCTTCTCCAAGCGCTGCCTGAGGGACGACAATGGTCGAATGACATTAAGCAAGACCTTCTGCGGGTCACCAGCCTACGCGGCCCCTGAGGTGCTGCAGGGCATCCCCTACCAGCCCAAGGTGTATGACATCTGGAGCCTGGGCGTGATCCTCTACATCATGGTCTGCGGCTCCATGCCTTATGACGACTCCAACATCAAGAAGATGCTGCGTATCCAGAAGGAGCACCGCGTCAACTTTCCACGCTCCAAGCACCTGACAGGCGAGTGCAAGGACCTCATCTACCGCATGCTGCAGCCGGACGTCAACCGGCGGCTCCACATCGACGAGATCCTCAGCCACTGCTGGATGCAGCCCAAGGCCTGGGGACTGCCCTCTGTGACCACCAACAAGGAGGGGGAGAGCTCCCGGGGAACTGAAACCTTGAGGACTCCGGAACCTGACTCTGACAAGAGGTCTGCCAACAAGCTGGAGCCTGAGGGAGAGACACAGCCCCAGGCACAGTCCCAGGCACAGTCCCAGGCAGAGCTCCAGGCACAGCCTGAGACAAAACCCGAGGGGGCGGCAACACCGATGTCCAGGCAGTCGGAGATCCCGGGTTTCCCCAGCGAGCTGTTgaccagggagacagaggaagggcCCCCCCAACAGCCTCCAGAGACGCGGGCCTAG